One genomic window of Candidatus Hydrogenedentota bacterium includes the following:
- a CDS encoding glutamate synthase-related protein — MPAKYHIDTRSAPPRERPVGKLGIVDWREDCSNCHNCVKRDCVYGFYREEADTLRDEIGYLDYVYQCKGCLTCVQNCTKGILTRVVNPEYRRLGDDYYTPEIIMSNWYQAETGSIPVSGSGYGGPFCGPDFDSMWTDMSEIVRPTRDGIHGREYICTSVDIGRKPPFLSFRDGRMMDTPPALMEIPFPVIFDIVPVQFRRGSVIRTIAMAAATLGTLFVADGRETPEGVSFDEGHGIPLYDGAESPIHPSAPMIMISCDENVLAVQQRIKTQSPNRLVAIRLEATPDSANRICQLTRDGAEIVHLVFDAHGREHTPSNSRHMRDVLREVHRVLVKEGMRDLVTIIASGGIAQAEHVAKAIICGADLVAIDLPLMIALECRLCGECARGERCPVRVEDAGEDYGVQRIVNLMGAWRNQLLELLGAMGIREMRRLRGETGRAMFFEDLEATHFGRLFGKRKAGA, encoded by the coding sequence GTGCCGGCCAAGTATCATATTGACACCCGTTCCGCGCCGCCCCGCGAACGGCCCGTGGGTAAACTGGGCATAGTGGATTGGCGCGAGGATTGTTCGAATTGCCACAACTGCGTCAAGCGCGACTGTGTGTACGGGTTCTATCGCGAAGAGGCCGACACGTTACGCGACGAGATCGGTTACCTCGATTATGTATACCAATGCAAAGGTTGCCTGACCTGCGTGCAGAATTGCACAAAAGGGATCCTTACCCGCGTCGTCAATCCCGAATACCGGCGTCTTGGCGACGACTATTATACGCCTGAAATCATCATGTCCAACTGGTATCAGGCCGAGACGGGATCCATTCCCGTGTCCGGTTCAGGGTACGGCGGCCCGTTCTGTGGTCCCGATTTCGATTCGATGTGGACGGACATGTCGGAAATCGTCCGTCCGACGCGCGACGGCATCCACGGACGCGAATACATCTGCACGAGCGTGGACATCGGACGCAAGCCTCCGTTTTTATCTTTTCGCGATGGCCGGATGATGGATACGCCGCCCGCGCTAATGGAAATTCCGTTTCCGGTGATCTTCGACATCGTGCCGGTGCAATTCCGGCGCGGATCGGTGATACGGACGATAGCAATGGCCGCGGCAACCCTTGGCACGTTGTTTGTGGCTGATGGACGCGAAACACCGGAGGGAGTTTCGTTCGACGAGGGGCACGGCATTCCGTTATACGACGGCGCGGAGTCCCCCATTCATCCGTCCGCGCCAATGATAATGATCTCTTGCGACGAAAATGTCCTTGCCGTCCAACAACGCATCAAGACCCAGTCGCCCAATCGCCTGGTCGCCATCCGGCTGGAGGCCACGCCGGACTCCGCGAACCGAATCTGCCAATTGACGCGGGATGGAGCGGAGATTGTGCATCTTGTGTTCGACGCGCATGGACGTGAACACACGCCGTCGAATTCCCGCCACATGCGCGACGTATTGCGCGAGGTGCATCGGGTCTTGGTGAAGGAAGGAATGCGCGATCTCGTCACGATTATCGCATCGGGCGGAATTGCGCAGGCCGAGCATGTCGCGAAGGCCATCATTTGCGGGGCGGATCTCGTCGCGATCGACCTGCCGCTCATGATCGCGCTCGAATGCCGGTTGTGCGGCGAATGCGCGCGCGGCGAGAGGTGTCCCGTTCGCGTCGAGGACGCCGGGGAGGACTACGGGGTTCAGCGGATTGTGAACCTTATGGGCGCGTGGCGAAACCAGTTGCTTGAACTGCTGGGCGCGATGGGCATTCGCGAAATGCGCCGTCTGCGCGGTGAAACAGGGCGCGCAATGTTTTTCGAGGATCTCGAGGCGACGCATTTCGGCCGCCTGTTCGGCAAACGGAAAGCGGGAGCATAG